One segment of Calypte anna isolate BGI_N300 chromosome 4A, bCalAnn1_v1.p, whole genome shotgun sequence DNA contains the following:
- the ETNPPL gene encoding ethanolamine-phosphate phospho-lyase: MEEHYTKAETLALRRKHIGPSCKVFFAKDPLKIVRAQGQYMFDEKGEKYLDCINNVAHVGHSHPYVIKAATKQMELLNTNSRFLHDNLVQYAQRLTATLPEKLSVCYFVNSGSEANDLALRLARQYCGHQDVITLENAYHGHLTSLIDISPYKFNQLGKDSKKEFVHVAPSPDIYRGKYREDHPDPASAYAEEVKKIIEEAEKNGRKIAAFIAESMQSCGGQVIPPVGYFQKVAEYVRAAGGVFIADEVQVGFGRVGKHFWAFQLQGEDFVPDIVTMGKPIGNGHPMSCVITTREIAESFGASGMEYFNTFGGNPVSCAIGLAVLDVIEREDLQGNATRVGNYLLELLAEQKEKHPLVGDIRGVGLFVGVDLVKDQQARTPATAEALHLIYKLKEHHILLSADGPHRNILKFKPPMCFTMEDAKHTVEAIDALLTEMEEATGMKTENNASTNVQCKRKATEGGSQAEGASESISHMNGAACRQENGLYSKKRSVPSKRIRT, from the exons ATGGAAGAGCACTATACCAAGGCGGAGACCCTCGCCCTGAGGAGGAAGCACATCGG gccttCCTGCAAAGTTTTCTTTGCCAAGGACCCTCTGAAAATAGTGCGTGCTCAAGGCCAATATATGTTTgatgagaaaggagagaaatacTTGGACTGCATCAACAACGTTGCACACG TTGGCCACAGTCATCCATACGTGATAAAGGCTGCAACAAAACAGATGGAGCTGCTCAACACAAACTCCCGGTTCCTGCATGACAATCTTGTTCAGTACGCGCAGCGTCTCACAGCCACCCTGCCTGAGAAACTCTCTGTTTGCTACTTTGTGAACTCTGG GTCTGAAGCAAATGATCTTGCTTTACGACTGGCTCGGCAGTACTGTGGGCACCAAGATGTGATCACCCTTGAAAA TGCTTACCATGGCCATCTTACATCTCTGATTGACATCAGTCCCTATAAATTTAATCAGCTGGGAAAGGACAGCAAGAAGGAGTTTGTGCATGTG GCTCCTTCTCCAGATATCTACAGAGGGAAATACAGGGAAGACCACCCAGATCCAGCAAGTGCTTATGCTGAAGAGGTGAAAAAGATAAttgaagaagcagagaagaatgGACGCAAG aTTGCTGCCTTTATAGCTGAATCCATGCAGAGCTGTGGAGGCCAAGTAATTCCACCTGTGGGCTACTTCCAGAAAGTGGCAGA gtATGTGCGTGCAGCAGGGGGAGTGTTCATAGCTGACGAGGTCCAGGTTGGCTTTGGCAGAGTTGGGAAGCACTTCTGGGCATTCCAGCTGCAAGGTGAAGACTTTGTGCCTGATATCGTCACAATGGGAAAGCCCATTGGCAATGGGCACCCTATGTCTTGTGTGATCACAACAAGGGAAATTGCTGAAAGTTTTGGTGCCTCTGGAATGGAGTATTTCAACACA TTTGGAGGCAATCCAGTGTCCTGTGCAATTGGTTTGGCTGTGCTGGATGTAATAGAAAGAGAAGATCTCCAAGGAAATGCTACACGTGTAGGAAATTACCTGTTGGAGTTGCTGGCTGAGCAAAAGGAGAAGCATCCCTTAGTGGGAGATATCAG AGGTGTTGGCTTGTTTGTTGGAGTGGATCTGGTGAAAGATCAACAAGCACGAACACCAGCTACAGCTGAAGCCCTTCACCTTATTTACAA GCTGAAAGAACATCACATCCTGCTCAGTGCAGATGGACCCCACAGAAATATACTAAAATTTAAACCACCAATGTGTTTCACGATGGAAGATGCAAAACACACAGTGGAGGCAATTGATGCACTTCTCACAG aaatggAAGAGGCAACTggaatgaagacagaaaataatgcATCTACAAATGTACAGTGTAAAAGAAAA GCAACTGAGGGGGGGTCTCAAGCAGAAGGTGCAAGTGAAAGCATCAGCCATATGAatggagctgcctgcagacaAGAAAATGGGCTTTATTCTAAAAAACGCTCAGTGCCAAGTAAAAGAATAAGAACATGA